In the genome of Marispirochaeta sp., one region contains:
- a CDS encoding sugar ABC transporter permease: MAIVNLKGRRRTIILFLLPGLLVYFGLVLYPLLQGFILSTQRWVTLTRRVYVGIENYTSLMRNSIFWTSMEKSAVFVIGTTVLQLVLGFLLGYLLYKQLKGYRIFKTLFFVPVILMTVAVGFIWDYIYSPAFGLLKPFMEFIGMGDRYFPPLADPNVAIWFVVLAHSWRQVGIQIMLFYAGFMNIPQDVIEMATIEGASGFKLIWYMIIPLSWEISKMVVVLQITAALRAFDLIYVMTKGGPNHSTEVLPMHMFVHAFENFNIGLGSAVAVIIFILSMTLTLILRRLMQRETLQY, from the coding sequence ATGGCTATTGTTAATTTGAAAGGACGCCGGCGAACAATTATTCTGTTTCTACTTCCGGGATTGCTGGTGTATTTCGGACTGGTTCTGTACCCTCTATTGCAGGGATTTATTCTGAGTACACAGCGCTGGGTCACCCTGACGCGTCGTGTGTATGTGGGTATCGAAAACTACACGAGTCTTATGCGCAATTCTATTTTCTGGACTTCCATGGAAAAGTCGGCTGTTTTTGTTATCGGAACAACTGTGCTGCAGCTTGTTCTTGGATTTTTGCTTGGATATCTGCTTTACAAGCAGCTTAAGGGATACCGCATTTTTAAGACCCTCTTTTTTGTTCCGGTCATTCTCATGACCGTGGCTGTGGGATTTATCTGGGACTATATATACAGTCCCGCCTTTGGTCTTCTTAAGCCCTTTATGGAGTTTATCGGTATGGGGGACAGGTATTTTCCTCCTCTTGCAGATCCAAATGTAGCTATCTGGTTTGTTGTCCTTGCCCATTCCTGGCGACAGGTTGGCATTCAGATAATGCTGTTTTACGCCGGCTTTATGAATATTCCTCAGGACGTAATCGAGATGGCAACCATAGAAGGAGCTTCCGGTTTTAAGCTGATCTGGTACATGATTATTCCTCTATCCTGGGAAATCTCAAAAATGGTTGTTGTGCTGCAGATAACCGCAGCATTGCGGGCTTTTGATCTGATTTATGTAATGACCAAAGGCGGGCCAAACCATTCTACAGAGGTTCTGCCCATGCATATGTTTGTGCACGCCTTTGAGAATTTCAACATTGGATTGGGGAGCGCTGTGGCGGTAATTATATTCATTCTATCCATGACCCTCACTCTGATTCTTCGCAGGCTCATGCAGCGAGAAACCCTGCAGTATTGA
- a CDS encoding GntR family transcriptional regulator — MARKKDNQSAADLAFSVICDKILDGELKPAQRLTLREMSQMTGVSIIPVIDALHKLENEGLVESRPYLGSSVISLTSETKRDRYALRLAIESQVARMLASGNLREEVKYQLIEQAQVVDQQIQTNEMARATLEMNYSFHAKLAELTECPSLVDALRRDHLFLLLEWQKMSHWQKDKNNHDKEAISHVWLLKEIFSGDSLRAENAVRRHIASAKSLPEQLIS; from the coding sequence ATGGCTAGAAAAAAGGACAATCAATCTGCAGCTGATCTTGCATTCTCGGTAATCTGCGACAAAATCCTTGACGGAGAACTCAAACCTGCCCAAAGGCTGACTCTGCGGGAAATGTCGCAAATGACAGGCGTCAGCATAATTCCGGTAATCGACGCGCTTCACAAGCTGGAAAACGAAGGTCTTGTTGAATCACGCCCCTACCTTGGATCAAGTGTAATAAGCCTTACATCCGAAACCAAGCGGGACCGCTATGCATTGCGTCTTGCTATAGAAAGTCAGGTAGCCCGTATGCTTGCCAGCGGCAACCTGCGGGAAGAGGTAAAGTACCAGCTTATTGAGCAGGCCCAGGTTGTAGACCAGCAAATCCAGACAAACGAAATGGCACGGGCAACCCTGGAGATGAACTACAGTTTTCACGCCAAACTGGCGGAACTCACTGAATGCCCGTCTCTTGTAGATGCCCTGCGGCGGGACCATCTTTTTTTACTGCTGGAATGGCAAAAGATGTCTCACTGGCAGAAAGACAAGAACAATCATGATAAAGAGGCTATTTCGCATGTCTGGCTGCTGAAAGAGATCTTCAGCGGGGATTCTCTACGGGCCGAAAACGCGGTGCGGCGGCATATTGCTTCCGCAAAAAGTCTTCCCGAGCAATTAATAAGCTGA
- a CDS encoding SDR family oxidoreductase translates to MKNVKVALITGGGTGIGRATALQLAVKGVSCVVNYSRSKQDAENTADEIISHGGSAITVCADVGDETAVRQMVDTVVDHYGRIDYLVNNAGRTVFISMDDIENLTDDHWDSIFNVNIKGTFRVMRACAEQLKKSSGAIVNVSSIASFMGRGSSIPYCVSKAGIDNLTKCFARILAPRVRVNAVAPGIVETRWVEGKEEHVRLQTAGTLLKRVCQAQDVAEVIVDLLCSAGFVTGQTVTIDGGFTL, encoded by the coding sequence ATGAAAAACGTAAAAGTTGCACTTATAACCGGCGGGGGAACCGGAATCGGACGGGCCACTGCCCTGCAGCTCGCTGTAAAAGGAGTATCCTGTGTTGTTAATTATTCCCGTTCAAAGCAGGATGCAGAAAACACGGCTGACGAAATTATTTCTCACGGCGGCTCGGCTATAACGGTTTGCGCAGACGTAGGGGATGAAACTGCTGTACGGCAGATGGTAGATACGGTTGTCGATCATTACGGCCGCATCGATTATCTGGTCAACAACGCCGGCAGGACTGTGTTTATTTCCATGGATGACATCGAGAATTTAACGGACGATCATTGGGATTCCATTTTCAACGTTAATATCAAGGGAACCTTCCGGGTTATGCGCGCCTGCGCGGAACAGCTTAAAAAGAGTTCAGGTGCTATTGTCAATGTATCTTCCATTGCCAGCTTTATGGGGAGGGGCAGCTCAATCCCTTACTGCGTATCTAAAGCAGGCATAGACAACCTGACAAAGTGTTTTGCCAGGATCCTGGCGCCGCGGGTACGGGTAAACGCTGTGGCTCCTGGAATAGTCGAAACCCGCTGGGTCGAAGGAAAGGAAGAACACGTTCGACTGCAAACCGCTGGAACCCTTTTAAAACGGGTTTGCCAGGCACAGGATGTGGCGGAGGTTATTGTCGACCTGTTATGCTCTGCCGGGTTTGTGACTGGCCAAACCGTTACAATCGACGGCGGATTTACACTGTAA
- a CDS encoding hydroxymethylglutaryl-CoA lyase: MGLSELHIDFKKVSIFEVGPRDGLQNEPEFISTTNKIRLVEMLQDAGCRRIEVTSFVHPKWVPQLADAVDVLNGISRRDDVSYNALIPNFKGLERAIDAGLKEVVTIMSSSESHNTKNLNMSVAESLDEMKKINEYAAAHGVRVRSYIGTAYGCPMEGTIPAEKVVDIAKKLEEFGSYEISLGDTTGMAGPVSAYEVGSRVREQLKTASLAAHFHRASGIEFANVLVSLQAGIDVIDSAAGGLGGCPYAPGATGNIATETLVDMLHRLGLETGIDQKKIKQAGDFAKDLSAYTHKEG, encoded by the coding sequence ATGGGATTATCCGAACTCCATATTGATTTTAAAAAGGTGAGCATCTTTGAAGTAGGCCCCAGGGACGGACTGCAGAATGAACCTGAATTTATTTCCACCACTAATAAAATCAGGCTTGTCGAGATGCTGCAGGACGCAGGGTGCCGCCGTATCGAGGTTACAAGCTTTGTGCATCCGAAATGGGTACCCCAATTGGCCGATGCCGTTGATGTTTTGAACGGGATCAGCAGACGGGATGACGTCAGCTATAACGCCTTGATTCCCAACTTCAAGGGACTGGAGCGCGCTATCGATGCAGGGTTAAAAGAAGTTGTGACAATTATGAGTTCAAGTGAAAGCCACAACACTAAGAACCTGAATATGAGTGTTGCAGAGTCCCTTGATGAAATGAAGAAGATAAACGAATACGCTGCCGCCCATGGGGTTCGTGTCAGATCCTACATAGGAACCGCCTACGGATGTCCCATGGAGGGGACGATTCCCGCAGAAAAGGTGGTGGATATTGCGAAGAAGCTGGAGGAATTCGGTTCCTACGAAATATCCCTGGGAGACACAACGGGAATGGCAGGACCTGTTTCCGCGTATGAGGTCGGCAGCAGGGTACGTGAACAGTTGAAAACAGCCAGTCTGGCTGCTCATTTTCACCGGGCTTCAGGGATCGAGTTCGCCAATGTGCTTGTATCTCTTCAGGCTGGTATTGATGTAATAGATTCGGCTGCAGGCGGTCTTGGAGGTTGTCCCTATGCACCCGGCGCTACCGGCAACATAGCAACAGAAACACTGGTTGATATGCTGCACAGACTGGGGCTTGAAACAGGTATAGACCAGAAAAAAATCAAACAGGCTGGAGATTTTGCCAAAGACCTGAGTGCCTATACACATAAGGAGGGCTGA
- a CDS encoding alcohol dehydrogenase catalytic domain-containing protein — protein sequence MKALVLQKKGEIAFQDLELNETPGSRDVRIAVGAVGICGSDVHYYQHGEIGPFVVREPMILGHEAAGTVLETGAEVIHLKVGDRVAMEPGIPDPLSRESRTGMYNLDPDVRFWATPPERRKSSLETRRW from the coding sequence ATGAAGGCGCTGGTTTTGCAGAAGAAAGGCGAGATTGCCTTTCAGGACCTGGAACTTAATGAGACTCCGGGTTCGCGGGATGTGCGTATTGCCGTCGGAGCGGTTGGAATCTGCGGCAGCGATGTTCACTATTACCAGCACGGCGAAATCGGACCATTTGTTGTCCGGGAACCCATGATCCTCGGTCACGAAGCTGCCGGAACGGTACTGGAAACCGGCGCGGAAGTCATTCACCTTAAGGTCGGCGACAGGGTCGCCATGGAGCCGGGAATCCCTGATCCTTTGAGCCGGGAGAGCAGAACCGGCATGTACAATCTGGATCCGGACGTGCGCTTTTGGGCCACGCCGCCGGAAAGGCGGAAATCAAGCCTGGAGACACGGCGGTGGTAA
- a CDS encoding zinc-binding dehydrogenase, protein MGHAAGKAEIKPGDTAVVIGAGTIGIVTALSALAGGCSRVIMTDLLQPKLDLAATLGPITPVNIRDLDPVNAIQEITGGWGADIVFEASGSVQAMERIFDLPRPGGKIVFIGMPPEPVPLDIVAAQAKEISMRTVFRYAHVYPRAIALMGSGRLDVKPLISRVFPFEKGIEAFEYAANPDPDTVKVQIVMD, encoded by the coding sequence TTGGGCCACGCCGCCGGAAAGGCGGAAATCAAGCCTGGAGACACGGCGGTGGTAATCGGGGCCGGGACAATCGGTATTGTTACAGCCCTGTCAGCTTTAGCCGGCGGATGCAGCCGCGTTATAATGACCGATCTGCTGCAGCCCAAGCTGGACCTGGCAGCAACCCTGGGCCCGATTACTCCTGTTAATATCCGGGACCTGGACCCGGTTAACGCGATACAGGAGATCACAGGGGGCTGGGGAGCGGACATTGTGTTCGAGGCCAGCGGATCTGTACAAGCCATGGAGAGGATTTTCGATTTGCCCCGGCCCGGCGGCAAAATCGTATTCATCGGAATGCCACCTGAACCTGTACCCCTGGACATCGTCGCAGCCCAGGCGAAAGAGATCAGTATGAGGACTGTTTTTCGCTACGCTCATGTTTATCCCCGGGCTATCGCGCTGATGGGGTCGGGCCGGCTGGACGTAAAACCCCTGATCAGCCGGGTTTTTCCCTTCGAGAAGGGCATTGAGGCTTTTGAATACGCGGCGAACCCGGATCCCGATACGGTTAAGGTTCAGATTGTGATGGATTAG
- a CDS encoding DUF5060 domain-containing protein has translation MTKKMSSAVVHVWELLEVSLAAEGMYENPYTEVDVWIELKAPSFSRRVYGFWDGDSDFRIRYTAPEPGRYTWISGSNQRDSGLNGIQGEVEVLEWNEKEKRENPCRRGFIRATENGHAFCYADGTPFFYLADTWWSTATFRYPWHDDDNPRPFGSGMGFKDMVQFRKRLDYNGIGIIAAFPTWADDGLPATLVLEDEHKTTVRSAWRTNGLSGEWDDGSPAKDMHNEGGRPFFFPGKVPGYEHIVPDFNRPNPDYFKVLDRKIAYLNEHGFVPFIEAARRDVSQVWKNYYNWPETYGRYIQYIFARYHAFNTFLSPIHFDYAKNSIPSREYNQAVNWVVRKYGLPPFGNLVSTNAGPSTLRNFGSGGDAGWLSFHQIGNWREHDHYWYLTEIYRTEPHLPGVNGEPYYPGFPDDNPPAPGKDAELNCRSGMYGGFLSGGLGGYFYGAEGMWGGNIEEEARYKIWDALSFESGKQVRFLRDFIFCEGDRYQNLVPDAELVTPNKSGDPSGYRGWAWCARTPQKDWLLLYFEKGCPPATIRSLLPDADYEGRWFNTREGSWMPAEGGMKLRTDDLGRAAVPEYPDSDDWAMSLKLSGRL, from the coding sequence ATGACAAAGAAAATGTCGTCCGCTGTAGTACATGTTTGGGAATTGCTTGAGGTATCTCTTGCTGCCGAGGGGATGTACGAAAATCCCTATACTGAGGTAGATGTCTGGATAGAATTGAAAGCCCCTTCTTTTTCCAGGCGGGTTTACGGTTTCTGGGACGGAGATAGTGACTTCAGAATCCGGTATACTGCACCCGAACCCGGCAGGTACACATGGATCAGTGGTTCAAATCAACGCGATTCCGGTCTGAATGGAATACAAGGCGAAGTCGAAGTTCTTGAATGGAATGAGAAAGAAAAACGGGAGAACCCATGCCGACGCGGCTTTATTCGTGCCACGGAAAACGGACACGCATTTTGTTATGCGGATGGCACTCCCTTCTTTTACCTGGCCGATACCTGGTGGTCTACCGCTACCTTCCGTTATCCCTGGCATGACGATGACAACCCAAGGCCCTTCGGTTCGGGAATGGGATTCAAGGACATGGTCCAATTTCGTAAGAGGCTGGACTATAACGGTATCGGAATTATTGCCGCTTTCCCCACCTGGGCCGATGACGGGCTGCCGGCGACCCTTGTATTGGAAGATGAACATAAAACAACCGTCAGGTCGGCATGGAGAACGAACGGCCTCAGCGGTGAATGGGACGACGGTTCCCCGGCAAAGGACATGCATAATGAAGGGGGACGACCCTTTTTCTTTCCGGGAAAGGTTCCGGGATATGAACATATAGTCCCGGACTTTAATCGGCCCAATCCCGATTATTTCAAAGTTCTTGACAGAAAAATCGCCTATCTGAATGAACACGGGTTTGTCCCTTTTATAGAGGCTGCCCGGCGTGATGTCAGCCAGGTCTGGAAAAACTATTATAACTGGCCGGAGACCTATGGTCGCTACATCCAGTACATCTTTGCGCGATACCATGCCTTTAATACATTTTTAAGTCCCATACATTTTGATTACGCAAAGAACTCCATTCCCTCCCGGGAATATAACCAGGCAGTCAACTGGGTGGTCAGGAAATATGGACTTCCTCCTTTTGGCAACCTGGTAAGCACCAATGCCGGTCCTTCGACACTGCGGAATTTCGGAAGCGGCGGGGACGCCGGCTGGTTGTCCTTTCATCAGATTGGCAACTGGCGGGAGCATGATCATTACTGGTATCTGACCGAGATATACAGGACCGAACCTCATCTGCCGGGCGTTAACGGCGAACCTTATTATCCAGGTTTTCCCGACGACAATCCTCCTGCGCCAGGTAAAGATGCGGAACTAAACTGTCGGTCCGGAATGTACGGCGGTTTTCTGTCCGGAGGACTGGGAGGGTATTTCTACGGCGCGGAAGGTATGTGGGGCGGCAACATAGAGGAAGAGGCAAGGTATAAAATCTGGGATGCTCTTTCCTTTGAATCAGGAAAGCAGGTTCGCTTTCTGCGGGACTTTATCTTTTGCGAAGGAGATCGCTATCAGAATCTGGTTCCGGATGCAGAACTTGTTACTCCGAACAAATCCGGAGATCCTTCCGGCTACCGCGGCTGGGCCTGGTGTGCCCGTACTCCCCAAAAGGATTGGCTTCTCCTCTATTTTGAAAAAGGGTGTCCACCCGCAACTATCCGCTCACTTCTACCTGACGCTGACTATGAGGGCAGGTGGTTTAATACAAGAGAGGGAAGCTGGATGCCTGCAGAGGGGGGTATGAAATTGAGGACGGATGATCTTGGACGTGCTGCTGTGCCGGAGTATCCGGACAGTGATGATTGGGCTATGAGTCTGAAACTATCAGGCAGATTGTAA
- a CDS encoding PPC domain-containing DNA-binding protein has protein sequence MRTFIGEGLGRIVVLNLQRDEKVLESIRGQLAELGIKNAVVMSAIGSLKKAVLHRVTGFEKSPVDEFVTLEKPIELASLQGVVINGEPHFHMVISDLEQAYTGHLEEETTVVYLAEITLAEIKGLSLKRVKDENNIAVFEKK, from the coding sequence ATGAGAACTTTTATTGGAGAAGGACTTGGACGAATTGTTGTGTTGAATCTGCAGAGGGACGAGAAGGTTCTTGAATCCATACGTGGGCAGCTTGCTGAACTGGGAATAAAAAACGCCGTTGTTATGAGTGCCATCGGTTCACTAAAAAAAGCGGTTCTTCACCGGGTAACGGGTTTTGAAAAATCTCCGGTAGACGAATTTGTAACTCTTGAAAAACCAATTGAACTGGCTTCTCTTCAAGGGGTGGTAATTAACGGTGAACCCCATTTTCACATGGTTATTTCAGATCTGGAACAAGCCTACACAGGGCACCTGGAAGAAGAGACAACAGTAGTGTATCTGGCGGAGATTACCCTTGCGGAAATAAAAGGACTCTCACTTAAACGGGTAAAGGACGAAAACAACATCGCTGTTTTTGAGAAAAAATAG
- a CDS encoding carbohydrate ABC transporter permease encodes MVEANSGKMHQAVQSKRLVPEKNIYLKSIKDKYWKNFAIYTVLIGWSLIVLLPLLWLLSSSLKTQAELALNIWGPPKDIFFLNYYLAWTKSYMGRYMLNSIIATAVAIVLTDICATTISYALSRFTFKFNRILYYLIIAGMMIPIHSAVIPIYIMAMDLGMQNNLFALGMIYAAFRIPISVFILESFMITIPKELEECAIIDGCSYSRIFYNVVLPLSKDGILTITILTALACWNELLVAMLMLGKPLVKTLPIGVLGFIAEFSAEYTQMSAGLIIATIPNIIFYALLQEKIVKGMTIGAIKG; translated from the coding sequence ATGGTAGAAGCCAATTCCGGCAAAATGCATCAAGCGGTACAAAGCAAACGACTGGTTCCTGAAAAAAACATCTATTTAAAATCAATCAAAGACAAATACTGGAAGAACTTTGCAATATACACTGTTCTTATAGGGTGGTCCCTTATTGTATTGCTGCCCCTGTTGTGGCTGCTGTCTTCTTCCTTGAAAACCCAGGCGGAGCTGGCCTTAAATATCTGGGGGCCGCCGAAAGATATCTTTTTTCTGAACTATTATCTTGCCTGGACCAAAAGCTACATGGGACGCTACATGCTGAACAGTATTATAGCGACTGCAGTGGCGATTGTCCTGACCGATATCTGTGCTACAACTATTTCCTATGCACTGTCCAGGTTTACTTTTAAATTCAACAGAATTCTCTATTATCTGATTATAGCCGGAATGATGATCCCGATTCATTCGGCGGTGATTCCAATCTATATCATGGCCATGGACCTCGGTATGCAGAACAACCTCTTTGCTTTGGGCATGATATATGCCGCCTTTAGAATCCCGATTTCGGTGTTCATTCTGGAAAGCTTTATGATAACCATTCCAAAAGAACTCGAAGAGTGTGCCATTATCGACGGCTGTTCCTATTCCAGGATTTTCTACAATGTAGTTCTTCCGCTGTCCAAGGATGGAATCCTGACTATAACCATCCTGACGGCTCTGGCCTGCTGGAATGAATTGCTGGTTGCCATGCTGATGCTTGGAAAACCCCTGGTAAAAACCCTGCCCATCGGTGTGCTGGGATTTATTGCGGAGTTCTCGGCGGAGTATACCCAAATGAGTGCAGGACTAATCATCGCGACCATTCCTAATATCATCTTCTATGCCCTGCTGCAGGAGAAGATTGTAAAGGGAATGACCATCGGTGCAATTAAAGGATAG
- a CDS encoding extracellular solute-binding protein, with protein sequence MKDELLKRCFWAVCLLLFVSGGIAFAGGAGEKGGDGEVVEIRHMSPHTAGAGFGEYFAAHVEKFNAENPNIHVIHDSLPSGDLRTKITVEMASGNPPNTSWLVLSYAREFMKDDLLMDWAPVFEDPAHPEFKERFSDTILYFSQDNKGRVMMAPFEVHMDGLFYNTEIFEKYGWKVPETFDEFVALGPKAREKGIALTVTGGKDVRFAWLASALMARAAGVENTNKLTIGDKLGEWDNPAYGFPQAMAKFAEMVKADVYPDGVLGISQNEADQMFVRGEAATYYEGQWRPGNWESLGGKEFIQKVRRVDFPAMPDMRNGDPKARVGGTIVGLIAAADQPEREKQASIEWIKSIESPEFWAPVLADGRNLYPGKVEYDKSNVSEVMLQCAEALLSAERLIPSMDTLAPPAIDLAIKKTAMPGIIAGQYTVDQAVAEVQKAAEEYLKSQGN encoded by the coding sequence ATGAAAGATGAATTGCTGAAACGGTGTTTCTGGGCAGTATGCTTGCTGCTGTTTGTAAGCGGGGGCATAGCCTTTGCCGGTGGTGCTGGTGAAAAAGGCGGAGATGGAGAGGTCGTGGAAATTCGCCACATGTCGCCTCATACCGCAGGAGCAGGGTTCGGAGAGTACTTTGCGGCTCATGTGGAAAAGTTCAATGCAGAAAACCCGAATATCCATGTAATCCACGATTCGCTTCCTTCCGGTGACCTGCGAACCAAAATCACAGTAGAGATGGCGTCGGGAAACCCGCCGAACACATCGTGGCTGGTGTTAAGCTACGCCCGGGAGTTTATGAAGGATGATCTTCTAATGGACTGGGCGCCGGTTTTTGAGGATCCTGCGCATCCTGAGTTTAAAGAAAGGTTTTCCGACACGATTCTCTATTTCTCCCAGGACAACAAAGGCCGGGTAATGATGGCTCCTTTTGAAGTGCACATGGACGGTCTGTTTTACAACACTGAAATTTTCGAGAAGTATGGCTGGAAGGTACCTGAAACATTCGATGAGTTTGTAGCTTTAGGTCCGAAAGCCCGGGAAAAGGGAATAGCCCTGACGGTTACCGGCGGTAAAGATGTCCGCTTTGCCTGGCTCGCATCTGCTTTAATGGCCCGTGCTGCCGGAGTTGAAAATACCAACAAACTGACCATTGGAGACAAGCTCGGCGAATGGGACAATCCTGCGTACGGTTTTCCTCAGGCAATGGCAAAGTTCGCAGAGATGGTCAAGGCTGATGTATATCCCGACGGAGTATTGGGGATAAGCCAGAACGAAGCCGACCAGATGTTTGTCCGCGGGGAAGCCGCAACCTACTATGAAGGCCAGTGGCGCCCAGGAAACTGGGAATCTCTGGGAGGCAAGGAGTTTATACAGAAGGTACGGCGGGTAGATTTTCCTGCAATGCCCGACATGAGAAACGGAGATCCCAAGGCACGGGTTGGCGGAACCATCGTTGGTCTTATAGCAGCAGCTGACCAGCCGGAACGGGAGAAACAGGCCAGTATCGAATGGATCAAGAGCATTGAATCTCCGGAATTCTGGGCCCCCGTACTGGCAGACGGCCGGAACCTGTATCCCGGAAAGGTCGAATACGATAAGTCAAATGTATCTGAGGTCATGCTTCAGTGTGCCGAGGCGCTCCTGAGCGCTGAAAGGCTCATTCCCTCAATGGATACACTTGCTCCGCCGGCGATTGATCTTGCAATCAAGAAAACAGCAATGCCTGGAATAATTGCAGGGCAATACACTGTGGATCAGGCGGTAGCCGAAGTCCAGAAAGCGGCAGAAGAGTATTTAAAATCTCAGGGTAACTAA